The Janthinobacterium lividum genome has a window encoding:
- a CDS encoding TonB family protein: MVFDVNENGKAILSSVVKSSGHPALDEAARSGIAKCTFKPALAGGKPVSASVKVQYVWSLN; this comes from the coding sequence TTGGTCTTCGATGTAAATGAAAACGGCAAGGCTATCTTGTCGAGCGTGGTCAAAAGCAGCGGCCATCCGGCCCTCGACGAAGCGGCGCGCAGCGGCATTGCCAAGTGTACGTTCAAGCCTGCCCTCGCTGGCGGCAAGCCTGTCAGCGCCAGCGTCAAGGTGCAATACGTCTGGAGCCTGAACTAA
- a CDS encoding carboxypeptidase regulatory-like domain-containing protein, producing the protein MASNRRGTLGLAAAMLAAGLLLGSAAQAQTDSALPPVQKSGAVEYLSGGIGLEESTAIKSASRQWPLSLVFSVQAAGKAEFASDVKLEIRDAKGVLVLETTASGPFLLAKLPPGSYSLHATLAGKSLERKVRVKAGSSARVELVWPAGTNQGRP; encoded by the coding sequence ATGGCATCAAACAGACGCGGTACCCTGGGCCTGGCGGCGGCGATGCTGGCCGCCGGGCTGTTGCTGGGAAGTGCAGCGCAGGCTCAAACAGACAGCGCACTGCCACCCGTGCAGAAGAGCGGGGCGGTGGAGTACCTGAGCGGCGGTATCGGCCTCGAGGAGTCGACCGCCATCAAGAGCGCCAGCCGGCAATGGCCCCTGAGTCTCGTGTTTTCCGTGCAGGCGGCGGGCAAGGCGGAATTTGCCTCCGACGTGAAGCTCGAGATACGCGACGCCAAGGGCGTGCTGGTGCTGGAAACGACGGCCAGCGGACCGTTCCTGCTGGCGAAACTGCCGCCGGGCAGCTACAGCCTGCACGCGACGCTGGCCGGCAAGTCACTGGAACGCAAGGTGCGGGTCAAGGCGGGATCGTCCGCGCGGGTGGAGCTGGTCTGGCCGGCGGGAACGAACCAGGGCCGGCCTTGA
- a CDS encoding YqaE/Pmp3 family membrane protein — protein MRLLIALLLPWLTFFTIGRPIAGIICLILQITLIGWLPATIWAVYALSQYKTDQKIAEAMRRR, from the coding sequence ATGCGCTTGCTGATTGCCCTGTTACTCCCGTGGCTGACCTTTTTCACCATCGGCCGCCCAATTGCGGGCATCATTTGCCTGATCCTGCAAATCACCTTGATCGGCTGGCTGCCAGCGACGATCTGGGCCGTGTATGCGCTGAGCCAGTACAAGACGGACCAGAAAATTGCCGAGGCCATGCGCCGGCGCTGA
- a CDS encoding alpha/beta fold hydrolase: MRFSEDKMASLLCSDQVERPIHIWQPPQPHHPRAVILAIHGGMAHAGDYVTPALTFRQHGIATVSFDMVGHDGKRKVDIPSFEAFLDDEERFLAWVKQTYPGVPIFVMGHSMGGLIATHLGLRRFAGDPAIRGFIISSPYYVNAIPVPKVLQMLSGWLAQRYPTMKVPLGNLTMLLTHDQTITARHFQDERDGIRASAASVRFAHALTSAQKELAGGLSDWRFPLFAVVAGDDKLANSRATESLLRSVPEGLLDYHYYPANYHENFNEVNRDVIFAAILAWMEKLLAPVPA, translated from the coding sequence ATGCGTTTTTCAGAAGACAAGATGGCCAGTCTGCTGTGCAGCGACCAGGTCGAGCGGCCCATCCACATCTGGCAGCCGCCACAGCCACACCACCCCCGCGCCGTGATCCTGGCGATCCACGGCGGCATGGCGCACGCGGGCGACTATGTCACGCCGGCGCTGACCTTTCGCCAGCACGGCATCGCCACCGTCAGCTTCGACATGGTGGGCCACGATGGCAAGCGCAAGGTCGATATCCCCTCGTTCGAGGCCTTCCTCGACGACGAGGAACGGTTCCTTGCCTGGGTAAAGCAGACGTATCCGGGCGTACCGATTTTTGTCATGGGCCACTCCATGGGCGGCCTGATCGCCACGCATTTGGGCCTGCGGCGCTTTGCGGGCGACCCGGCCATCCGGGGCTTCATCATCTCGTCGCCGTATTACGTGAATGCGATTCCCGTGCCGAAGGTGCTGCAAATGCTGTCCGGCTGGCTGGCGCAGCGCTACCCCACGATGAAGGTACCGCTGGGGAATCTGACCATGCTGCTGACGCATGATCAAACCATCACCGCGCGCCATTTCCAGGACGAGCGCGACGGCATCCGCGCCAGTGCAGCCTCGGTGCGCTTTGCCCATGCCTTGACGTCGGCGCAAAAGGAACTGGCGGGCGGCTTGTCGGATTGGCGCTTCCCCCTGTTCGCCGTGGTGGCGGGCGACGACAAGCTGGCCAACAGCCGTGCCACGGAAAGCCTGCTGCGCAGCGTGCCCGAGGGCCTGCTCGACTATCACTACTATCCGGCCAATTACCACGAGAATTTCAATGAAGTGAACCGCGACGTGATCTTTGCCGCCATCCTGGCCTGGATGGAAAAACTGCTGGCACCCGTGCCGGCTTGA
- a CDS encoding LysR substrate-binding domain-containing protein, translated as MRFDLVDLQLFVNVVEAGSLTAGAARSHLALASSSARVRGMEEMLGMPLLLRGRRGVEPTPVGQTLLHHARLVLLQMEKMRGELGEFARGLKGQLRLLCNTAALSEFLPEALGAFLDRHPNLTIDLEERLSYDIVKAVSEGLADMGIVSDSVDMRGLQTFLFRPDRLVVIAAADGVHHRALGQDGVVDFASVLDHDFIGLADDSAMQQYLGMHAARLGRPLKVRVRLRSFDAVCRMVASGVGISVVPLAAASRCQQTMALRCLELSDPWSVRNLTICVRQFSELPLYARQLIDHLKA; from the coding sequence ATGCGTTTTGATCTGGTCGACTTGCAGCTGTTTGTCAACGTGGTGGAGGCAGGCAGCCTGACGGCGGGGGCCGCGCGCAGCCACCTGGCGCTGGCCTCAAGCAGTGCGCGCGTGCGCGGCATGGAAGAGATGCTGGGCATGCCCCTGCTGCTGCGCGGGCGGCGCGGCGTGGAGCCGACCCCCGTGGGCCAGACCTTGCTGCATCACGCGCGCCTGGTGCTGCTGCAAATGGAGAAAATGCGCGGCGAACTCGGTGAATTTGCACGCGGTTTGAAAGGGCAGTTGCGGCTGCTGTGCAATACAGCCGCGCTCAGCGAGTTTTTGCCCGAGGCGTTGGGCGCTTTTCTCGACCGCCATCCGAACCTGACCATCGACCTGGAAGAGCGCCTCAGTTACGATATCGTCAAGGCCGTTTCGGAAGGGCTGGCCGACATGGGCATCGTGTCCGACTCGGTCGACATGCGCGGCTTGCAGACGTTCTTGTTTCGCCCCGACCGGCTGGTGGTCATCGCCGCGGCCGACGGCGTGCATCACCGCGCGCTCGGCCAGGATGGCGTCGTCGATTTTGCCAGCGTTCTCGATCACGATTTCATCGGCCTGGCCGACGACAGCGCGATGCAGCAGTACCTGGGCATGCATGCGGCGCGCCTGGGGCGCCCGTTGAAAGTGCGCGTGCGCCTGCGCAGTTTCGATGCTGTCTGCCGCATGGTGGCCAGCGGCGTGGGCATCAGCGTGGTGCCGCTGGCGGCGGCCAGCCGCTGCCAGCAGACGATGGCGCTGCGCTGCCTGGAATTATCCGATCCCTGGTCGGTACGCAATCTGACGATCTGCGTGCGCCAGTTCAGTGAATTACCCCTGTATGCACGCCAGTTGATCGATCATCTGAAAGCGTGA
- a CDS encoding sulfite exporter TauE/SafE family protein, translating to METSFLLAVGASFLVAGFVKGVVGLGLPTVAMGTLSLVMPPVQAAALLIVPSMVTNVWQLAVGPGLRALLRRLWPMLAGVMTGTLAGGALLPGDSGAWAVVALGVALMLYALAGLLSLQLRVPARHEAWLGPVAGAVTGLVTAATGVFVIPAVPYLQGLGLARDALVQALGLAFTASTVALAASLAMHGDFGLGAAGASAYALLPALAGMLAGQWLRGRIAQQVFKRCFFVGLFALGVHAALKPWLA from the coding sequence ATGGAGACGTCATTCCTGCTGGCAGTCGGCGCCAGCTTCCTCGTCGCTGGCTTCGTCAAGGGCGTAGTCGGATTGGGATTGCCGACGGTGGCCATGGGCACGCTCAGCCTTGTCATGCCACCCGTGCAGGCGGCGGCCCTGCTGATCGTGCCATCGATGGTGACGAATGTCTGGCAGCTGGCGGTCGGCCCCGGCCTGCGCGCCCTGCTGCGGCGTTTGTGGCCCATGCTGGCCGGTGTCATGACCGGCACCCTGGCGGGCGGCGCCCTGCTGCCGGGCGACAGCGGCGCCTGGGCCGTCGTCGCGCTGGGCGTGGCGCTGATGCTGTACGCGCTGGCGGGATTATTGTCGCTGCAGTTGCGGGTGCCGGCACGGCACGAAGCCTGGCTGGGGCCCGTGGCAGGCGCCGTGACGGGATTGGTGACGGCGGCCACGGGCGTCTTCGTCATCCCCGCCGTGCCATATTTGCAGGGACTGGGCCTGGCGCGCGATGCGCTGGTGCAGGCGCTGGGCCTGGCGTTTACGGCATCGACCGTGGCACTGGCGGCCAGCCTGGCCATGCACGGCGACTTCGGCCTGGGCGCGGCGGGCGCTTCCGCGTATGCGCTGCTGCCGGCGCTGGCCGGCATGCTGGCCGGCCAATGGCTGCGCGGGCGCATCGCGCAGCAAGTATTCAAGCGATGTTTTTTTGTCGGCCTGTTCGCCCTGGGCGTGCATGCGGCGCTCAAACCATGGCTGGCGTGA
- a CDS encoding GNAT family N-acetyltransferase: MAGVMQIDWQGDSALCAWIDGQQVAMLDISKCANGVTVNMLFVKPPFRRRGIGGALLRRLLQCHPQAAIACSDPRLRALLEKTT, encoded by the coding sequence ATGGCTGGCGTGATGCAGATAGACTGGCAAGGGGACAGCGCGCTGTGTGCGTGGATCGACGGCCAGCAGGTGGCCATGCTTGACATCAGCAAGTGCGCGAACGGGGTGACGGTGAACATGCTGTTCGTGAAACCGCCGTTCCGGCGGCGCGGCATCGGTGGCGCGCTGTTGCGGCGGCTGTTGCAATGCCACCCGCAAGCTGCCATCGCCTGCAGCGACCCGCGGTTGCGGGCGCTGCTGGAGAAGACGACTTAA
- the pyrE gene encoding orotate phosphoribosyltransferase, which produces MNNLRQQFIAFSVSKGVLRFGEFTTKAGRQSPYFFNAGLFHDGATLAELAQFYAQTLLDSGVEFDMLFGPAYKGITLASATAVALAGKGRNTSFAFNRKEAKDHGEGGTIVGAKLHGKVVIIDDVISAGTSVRESVDMIRAAGAEPCAVLIALDRMERSGPDGQLSPSSAVQEVSKQYGIPVISIGNLDDLFGYLNGAGADPELLKHKEAVSAYRTRYGI; this is translated from the coding sequence GTGAATAATTTACGCCAGCAGTTTATCGCGTTTTCAGTATCCAAGGGAGTCTTGCGGTTTGGCGAGTTCACCACCAAGGCCGGGCGTCAGTCGCCGTACTTCTTCAATGCAGGCCTGTTCCATGACGGCGCCACCCTGGCCGAGCTGGCGCAGTTCTACGCGCAGACCCTGCTCGACTCGGGCGTCGAATTTGACATGCTGTTCGGCCCCGCCTACAAGGGCATCACTCTGGCGTCGGCCACCGCCGTGGCGCTGGCCGGCAAGGGCCGCAACACTTCGTTCGCCTTCAACCGCAAGGAAGCCAAGGACCATGGCGAAGGCGGCACCATCGTCGGCGCCAAGCTGCATGGCAAAGTTGTCATCATTGACGATGTGATCTCGGCCGGCACCTCGGTGCGTGAATCGGTGGACATGATACGCGCCGCCGGCGCCGAACCATGCGCCGTGCTGATCGCCCTGGACCGCATGGAGCGTTCGGGCCCGGACGGCCAGCTGTCGCCAAGTTCGGCGGTGCAGGAAGTGTCTAAACAGTATGGCATCCCTGTCATCTCGATCGGCAACCTGGACGATTTGTTCGGCTACCTGAATGGCGCGGGCGCCGATCCGGAACTGCTGAAACATAAAGAAGCTGTTTCCGCCTACCGCACGCGCTACGGTATTTAA
- a CDS encoding M48 family metallopeptidase: protein MAPISLKRYTVLASLCAATALAPLSVHAQQATVQDGIKVRPLSTSRIFAGGADFNAQSKQQYTQLVNEAKEKNALVPDSDPQVKRLRAIAQRIIPFATRWNEAAANWNWQINLLNSDEVNAFCMPGGQIAFYSGIITKLNLTDDEVAVVMGHEISHALREHSQAQAGKGNLAAVGAKLAGAGLSAWLGVDPNLTSTATNMAAKGVMLKFSRDDEREADLIGMDLAARAGFDPRAGVVLWQKMAAVSKGAPPEFLSTHPSGSDRISQMNSHMAQVLPLYARSKGVSVDALPPYRSNAIAQR, encoded by the coding sequence ATGGCACCAATATCCCTTAAACGTTACACCGTCCTGGCCAGCCTGTGCGCGGCCACCGCGCTGGCGCCGCTGTCCGTCCACGCCCAGCAGGCGACGGTACAGGATGGCATCAAGGTGCGTCCTTTGTCGACCTCGCGCATTTTTGCCGGCGGCGCCGATTTCAATGCACAATCGAAGCAGCAATATACGCAGCTGGTCAACGAAGCGAAGGAAAAAAATGCGCTGGTGCCGGACAGCGATCCGCAGGTCAAACGCCTGCGCGCCATCGCCCAGCGCATCATCCCGTTCGCCACGCGCTGGAACGAGGCGGCGGCAAACTGGAACTGGCAGATCAACCTGCTCAACTCGGACGAGGTCAACGCCTTTTGCATGCCGGGCGGGCAGATCGCTTTTTACAGCGGCATTATCACCAAGCTGAACCTGACCGACGATGAAGTGGCCGTCGTCATGGGGCATGAAATTTCGCACGCCTTGCGCGAACACTCGCAGGCGCAGGCAGGCAAGGGTAACCTGGCCGCCGTTGGCGCCAAGCTGGCTGGCGCCGGCCTGTCGGCCTGGCTCGGCGTCGACCCGAATCTGACCAGCACTGCCACGAATATGGCGGCCAAGGGCGTGATGCTGAAGTTCTCGCGCGACGATGAACGCGAGGCGGACCTGATCGGCATGGACCTGGCAGCGCGTGCTGGTTTCGACCCGCGCGCCGGCGTGGTGCTGTGGCAGAAGATGGCGGCAGTCAGCAAGGGCGCGCCGCCGGAATTCCTCTCGACGCACCCGTCGGGCAGCGACCGCATCTCGCAGATGAACAGCCATATGGCGCAAGTGCTGCCCCTGTACGCGCGCAGCAAGGGCGTCAGCGTGGATGCCTTGCCGCCCTACCGCAGCAACGCCATCGCGCAGCGCTAG
- a CDS encoding AmpG family muropeptide MFS transporter: MTTSPAPGWRSYANGRMLAVLVLGFSSGLPLFILLYLLQAWLAKSGLNVKALGLFALVQFPYIWKFLWAPLMDRYRILGLGRRRGWMALTQVALFFSIGGMGMLDPLTQIGLIAAAAGGVAFLSASQDIVIDAYRREILSDNEQGLGAAVIVNAYKVAGMVPGALSLILADRMPWQPVFWITAAFMLPGLVCTLLIREPTVYGSPPKTMREAIILPFQEFIARDGWRNAMWILAFVLLYKIGDSMATALATKFYLDLGFSMTQIGLAANTTGFWASLAGGVVGGIWMLKLGINRGLWVFGALQAIAILGFAWLAQVGPNTMLLSAVIGFEAFASLGLGAAAFVAFLSRTTDPRYTATQYALFSSLSAVPRTLINASVGFLVAELGWFSFFIVCFFLAFPAMMMLPKIAPWRSANGTNIP; the protein is encoded by the coding sequence ATGACCACAAGCCCGGCGCCAGGCTGGCGTTCCTATGCCAATGGCCGCATGCTGGCCGTGCTGGTGCTGGGCTTCAGTTCCGGCCTGCCCCTGTTCATCCTGCTGTACCTGCTGCAGGCATGGCTGGCCAAGTCGGGCCTGAACGTCAAGGCGCTGGGGCTGTTCGCCCTGGTGCAGTTCCCGTATATCTGGAAATTCCTGTGGGCGCCTTTGATGGACCGCTACCGCATCCTCGGGCTGGGACGCCGGCGCGGCTGGATGGCCCTGACGCAAGTGGCGCTGTTCTTTTCCATCGGCGGCATGGGCATGCTCGACCCGCTCACGCAGATCGGCCTGATCGCGGCCGCCGCCGGCGGCGTCGCCTTCCTGTCGGCCAGCCAGGACATCGTCATCGACGCCTACCGGCGCGAAATCCTTTCCGATAACGAGCAGGGACTGGGCGCCGCCGTCATCGTCAACGCGTATAAGGTGGCGGGCATGGTGCCGGGTGCGCTGTCGCTGATCCTGGCCGATCGCATGCCATGGCAGCCCGTCTTCTGGATTACGGCCGCCTTCATGTTGCCTGGCCTGGTCTGCACCTTGCTGATCAGGGAGCCGACCGTGTATGGCTCGCCGCCGAAGACCATGCGCGAAGCGATCATTCTGCCATTCCAGGAATTCATCGCGCGCGATGGTTGGCGTAACGCAATGTGGATCCTCGCTTTCGTCTTACTCTACAAAATCGGCGACAGCATGGCCACGGCGCTGGCGACGAAGTTTTATCTCGACCTGGGTTTCAGCATGACGCAGATCGGCCTGGCCGCCAATACCACGGGTTTCTGGGCCAGCCTGGCCGGTGGCGTGGTGGGCGGCATATGGATGCTCAAGCTGGGCATCAACCGGGGCCTGTGGGTGTTCGGCGCGCTGCAGGCCATCGCGATTCTTGGCTTTGCCTGGCTGGCGCAGGTGGGGCCGAATACCATGCTATTGAGCGCCGTGATCGGCTTTGAAGCTTTCGCCAGCCTGGGCCTGGGTGCGGCCGCCTTTGTCGCGTTCCTGTCGCGCACCACGGACCCGCGTTACACGGCCACGCAATATGCGCTGTTTTCCAGCCTGAGCGCCGTGCCGCGCACCCTGATCAACGCCTCGGTGGGCTTTCTGGTCGCCGAACTGGGCTGGTTCTCGTTTTTCATCGTTTGCTTCTTCCTGGCTTTCCCGGCCATGATGATGCTGCCTAAAATCGCTCCATGGAGGTCTGCCAATGGCACCAATATCCCTTAA
- the metW gene encoding methionine biosynthesis protein MetW yields the protein MTFDELSALRPDLAFIAHWVPNNAHVLDVGCGEGVMLQYLQSDKECSGYGIEIADDKVLASTLRGVNVIQQDMEKGLAIFGDNSFDTVLCLSSLQMMKQVEPLLRDIVRVGAEAIVSFPNFAYWPHRVALLKGRMPVSKSLPYQWYDTPNVRCATINDFRELAEECGLEVIECVALAEGKMVSVLPNLRGDLAVFRLRKKAVH from the coding sequence ATGACTTTTGACGAATTGAGCGCACTGCGCCCCGACCTGGCCTTCATCGCCCACTGGGTGCCGAACAACGCGCATGTGCTGGACGTGGGCTGCGGCGAAGGCGTGATGCTGCAGTACCTGCAAAGCGACAAGGAGTGCAGCGGCTACGGCATCGAGATCGCCGACGACAAGGTGCTGGCCAGCACCCTGCGCGGCGTGAACGTGATCCAGCAAGACATGGAAAAGGGCCTGGCCATCTTTGGCGACAACAGCTTCGACACGGTGCTGTGCCTGTCGTCGCTGCAGATGATGAAGCAGGTCGAGCCCCTGCTGCGCGACATCGTGCGCGTGGGCGCCGAGGCCATCGTCTCGTTCCCCAACTTCGCCTACTGGCCGCACCGCGTGGCATTGCTGAAAGGGCGCATGCCCGTGTCGAAATCGCTGCCCTACCAGTGGTACGACACGCCCAACGTGCGCTGCGCAACCATCAATGACTTCCGCGAGCTGGCCGAGGAATGCGGCCTGGAAGTGATCGAATGCGTGGCTCTGGCCGAAGGCAAGATGGTCTCCGTGCTGCCGAACCTGCGCGGCGACCTGGCCGTCTTCCGCCTGCGTAAAAAAGCGGTGCATTGA
- a CDS encoding homoserine O-acetyltransferase, which translates to MSSIGIVSPQTMYFAQPLQLQSGASLRDYMLMYETYGTLNADKSNAVLVCHALNASHHVAGVYADEPKSTGWWDNMVGPGKPLDTNKFFVIGVNNLGSCFGSTGPMHTNPATGKPYGASFPVVTVEDWVSAQARLADELGIRQFAAVMGGSLGGMQALAWSIMFPERLRHCVVIASTAKLSAQNIAFNDVARQAILSDPDYHGGDFYAHGVVPKNGLRVARMVGHITYLSNDDMAEKFGRKLRDAAQTGDYKFGFGIDFEIESYLRYQGDKFSEYFDANTYLLITKALDYFDPARAYGGDLAKALSGTKAKFFLASFSTDWRFSPERSREIVEALVCNRRQVTYAEIDAPHGHDAFLLEDARYMNMVRAYYGQVWNDIGAGLPAPAQHTAVRQGAKETA; encoded by the coding sequence ATGTCATCCATTGGAATCGTTTCGCCGCAAACTATGTATTTTGCGCAACCCCTGCAGCTGCAAAGCGGAGCATCGCTGCGGGACTATATGTTGATGTATGAAACCTACGGCACCCTGAACGCCGACAAATCGAACGCGGTGCTGGTCTGCCACGCCCTGAACGCCTCGCACCACGTGGCCGGCGTGTATGCCGACGAGCCGAAAAGTACAGGCTGGTGGGACAATATGGTCGGTCCCGGCAAGCCGCTCGACACCAACAAATTCTTCGTCATCGGCGTCAACAACCTGGGTTCCTGCTTCGGTTCGACGGGGCCCATGCACACCAATCCCGCCACCGGCAAGCCGTATGGCGCCTCTTTCCCCGTCGTCACGGTGGAAGACTGGGTCAGCGCGCAGGCGCGCCTGGCCGATGAGCTGGGCATCCGCCAGTTCGCCGCCGTGATGGGCGGCTCGCTGGGCGGCATGCAGGCGCTGGCCTGGAGCATCATGTTCCCCGAGCGTTTGCGCCACTGCGTGGTAATCGCCTCGACGGCCAAACTGTCGGCGCAAAATATCGCCTTCAACGACGTGGCGCGCCAGGCCATCCTGTCCGACCCCGATTATCATGGTGGCGACTTCTATGCCCACGGCGTGGTGCCGAAGAACGGATTGCGCGTGGCGCGCATGGTGGGCCACATAACATATCTGTCGAATGACGACATGGCTGAGAAATTCGGCCGCAAGCTGCGCGATGCGGCGCAGACGGGCGACTACAAATTCGGCTTCGGCATCGATTTCGAGATCGAATCATATTTGCGCTACCAGGGCGACAAATTCTCCGAATATTTCGACGCCAACACGTATCTGCTGATCACCAAGGCGCTCGATTACTTTGATCCGGCGCGCGCGTATGGCGGCGACCTGGCCAAGGCCCTGTCGGGCACGAAGGCCAAGTTCTTCCTCGCCTCGTTTTCCACCGACTGGCGCTTCTCGCCCGAGCGCAGCCGCGAAATCGTCGAGGCGCTGGTGTGCAACCGCCGCCAGGTCACGTATGCCGAAATCGACGCGCCGCACGGCCACGACGCCTTCCTGCTGGAAGATGCGCGCTACATGAACATGGTGCGCGCCTACTATGGCCAGGTATGGAACGATATCGGGGCGGGCTTGCCCGCTCCTGCACAGCACACCGCCGTCCGCCAGGGCGCGAAGGAGACCGCATGA
- the ptsP gene encoding phosphoenolpyruvate--protein phosphotransferase codes for MASFTLHGIPVSRGIAIGRAHLLAPAALDVKHYLVAQEQIEAEVQRLQNAIAAVHKELQTLWNELPKDAPTELGAFIDVHALILSDPLIAEAPLDIIRSRHYNAEWALLTQIDELSAQFDEIEDPYLRERKADIQQVAERVLKVLLGTEQLLPKVAADDELLAQMIVVAHDISPADMLQFRDRSFIGFITDVGGQNSHTAIVARSLDIPAAVGMSQASMLIDQDDWLIIDGDAGVVIANPSALVLEQYRERQVAMQRARKKLGKLKKTPAVTKCGTPVTLLANIELPEDCAFALESGASGVGLFRSEFLFMGRAHKIPTEDEQFEAYRNTVQSMKGRLVTIRTLDIGADKPLDQSDHTALNPALGLRAIRYCLAEPQLFLTQLRAILRASAFGKVRILIPMLAHAFEIDQSLAMIAQAKASLREEGVKFDDAVEVGAMIEIPAAALALPMFVKRMDFLSIGTNDLIQYTLAIDRVDYEVAHLYNPLHPAVLQLISMTIAAGHKAGIDVAVCGEMAGDVKLTRLLLGMGLREFSMHPAQLLAVKQEILNSDLGLIAPQMRKILRSMEPNVIAEAVRQLQLM; via the coding sequence ATGGCATCTTTCACGCTCCACGGCATCCCGGTCTCCCGCGGTATCGCCATTGGCCGCGCGCATCTGCTGGCGCCGGCCGCCCTTGACGTCAAACACTACCTGGTCGCCCAGGAACAGATCGAAGCCGAAGTCCAGCGTTTGCAAAACGCCATCGCGGCCGTCCACAAGGAACTGCAAACCCTGTGGAACGAGTTGCCGAAAGACGCGCCCACGGAACTGGGCGCGTTCATCGACGTGCATGCGCTGATCCTGTCGGATCCGCTGATCGCCGAAGCGCCGCTCGACATCATCCGTTCGCGTCACTACAACGCCGAATGGGCGCTGTTGACGCAGATCGATGAATTGTCGGCCCAGTTCGACGAAATCGAAGACCCGTATTTGCGCGAGCGCAAGGCTGACATCCAGCAGGTGGCGGAACGCGTGCTGAAGGTCTTGCTGGGCACCGAACAGCTGCTGCCCAAGGTGGCGGCCGACGATGAATTGCTGGCGCAGATGATCGTCGTCGCGCACGACATCTCCCCGGCCGACATGCTGCAGTTCCGCGACCGCTCCTTCATCGGTTTCATCACCGATGTGGGCGGACAGAACTCGCACACGGCCATCGTCGCGCGCAGCCTGGATATCCCGGCCGCCGTCGGCATGTCGCAGGCGTCGATGCTGATCGATCAGGACGACTGGCTGATCATCGACGGCGACGCCGGCGTGGTCATCGCCAACCCCAGCGCGCTGGTGCTGGAGCAGTACCGCGAGCGCCAGGTGGCCATGCAGCGCGCGCGCAAGAAGCTGGGCAAGCTGAAAAAGACGCCGGCCGTGACCAAATGCGGCACGCCCGTCACCCTGCTGGCCAATATCGAATTGCCCGAGGATTGCGCGTTTGCGCTGGAGTCGGGCGCCAGCGGCGTGGGCCTGTTCCGCTCCGAATTCCTGTTCATGGGCCGCGCCCACAAGATTCCCACCGAGGACGAGCAGTTCGAGGCTTACCGCAACACGGTGCAGTCGATGAAAGGGCGCTTGGTGACCATCCGCACGCTCGACATCGGCGCCGACAAGCCGCTCGACCAGTCCGATCATACGGCTTTGAATCCTGCCCTGGGCTTGCGCGCCATCCGTTACTGCCTGGCCGAGCCGCAGCTGTTCCTGACGCAGCTGCGTGCCATTCTGCGCGCCTCGGCCTTCGGCAAGGTGCGCATCCTGATTCCCATGCTGGCGCATGCCTTCGAGATCGACCAGTCGCTGGCCATGATCGCGCAAGCGAAGGCCAGCCTGCGCGAGGAGGGCGTCAAGTTCGACGACGCCGTTGAAGTGGGCGCCATGATCGAGATACCGGCCGCCGCGCTGGCCCTGCCCATGTTCGTCAAGCGCATGGATTTCCTGTCGATCGGCACGAATGATTTGATCCAGTACACCCTGGCCATCGACCGAGTCGATTACGAAGTGGCGCATTTGTACAATCCGCTGCACCCGGCCGTGCTGCAGCTGATCTCCATGACGATCGCGGCCGGCCACAAGGCGGGCATCGACGTGGCCGTCTGTGGCGAGATGGCGGGCGACGTGAAGCTCACGCGCTTGCTGCTGGGCATGGGGCTGCGCGAGTTTTCCATGCATCCGGCGCAACTGTTGGCGGTCAAGCAAGAGATCCTCAACAGCGATCTGGGCCTGATTGCACCACAAATGCGCAAAATTCTGCGTTCGATGGAACCAAATGTGATCGCGGAAGCCGTCCGGCAACTGCAGCTCATGTAA
- a CDS encoding HPr family phosphocarrier protein — MIQRELEIINKLGLHARASAKFTQLAAKFKSDVWLTRNARRINAKSIMGVMMLAAGKGAKVTLEAEGDDELACVDALAALINDRFGEGE, encoded by the coding sequence ATGATTCAAAGAGAACTCGAAATCATCAACAAGCTGGGATTGCACGCACGCGCCTCCGCCAAATTTACCCAGCTCGCCGCCAAGTTCAAGAGCGACGTCTGGCTGACCCGCAACGCGCGCCGCATCAACGCCAAATCCATCATGGGCGTGATGATGCTGGCCGCCGGCAAGGGCGCGAAAGTGACCCTGGAAGCCGAGGGCGATGATGAGCTGGCATGTGTCGATGCCCTCGCCGCCCTGATTAATGACAGGTTTGGCGAAGGCGAGTAA